The DNA segment CTTCAACTTTGAGTGCAGCTTGAACAATTAATTTAGCCAATTCATCCTTAGCATAGTCTGAACCTTTACCTGTCATTGCAGTCTTTGCAATTCCAAACAATGTGTCTGGGTCTCTTGCATCTGTGGAAATCTCAAATAAGATGTCCATTGCCTTTGCAACAGCCAATCTGTATCCGATAAGAATGGTTGGGATTGCAATTCCATCCTCATATAATTCGAGGGCTTTCTTAAGCAATTCACCGGCAATTATAACTACAGTAGTGGTTCCGTCTCCAACTACATGTTCCTGTTTTCTTGCAATTTCCACAAGCATCTTAGCTGCAGGGTGTGCGATATCCATTTCCTGCAAGATGGTTGCACCGTCATTGGTTACAACCACATCCCCCATTTTTTTATCCACTAACATTTTGTCCATTCCCTTTGGACCGAGGGTGGTCCTTACAATGCTTGCTAATAATTGACTTGCAAAAATATTCATTCTTAAGGCTTGATTGCCTTGAAATCTTTCAGTATCATCACGTAAAATATACATAGGTTGATTAATTTGTGCCATAACAATCTCCTTATTTTAATCAGTAATAGTTTTATAATTATTTAGATAATTTTAAGGATAATATTATAATTTTACATTAAATTATCCATATAAATATAGATGGGTTTGACTTACTATAAAAAACTTTTGCTTATTAAAAATAATTTAATTAAAGCAAGATATTGAAAAAGAAAATTTAAGAAAATGAACTAAGAAATTAAAAAAAATAAAAAGTAAAAAAATTAAAAATTTTAAGAAAATGAAAGAAAATAAGTTAAAAAATAAAGAATCAATTATTGTTTTTTAAGCACTCCTAAACCCAATACTACAAAAAGGGAAATGACCAGAACCATTATAGGATTGCCTGCATTTTCCAAAGTGACTTTCTTGTTTGTTTGATTGGTAGCATTTGCTTGGGCCTTATTGGTTTTTATTTTATCTTTAGTCTTTTTAACTTTTTTACTTAACTTTTCCTTTTTATTGTCGTTCTTCTTAACGGCGGCTTTTGACTTGTCTTCAGAAACTACTTCAACATCAGACTTAACTGTGGTATTCTTATTAAGATTGTTTGAATCTGTAAAAAGTTCTGCCTTGTTAGTATAGTTTCCTGCCTTCTTTGCCTTTGCCTTAATGGTTAAAGTTGCAGTTTCACCTTTGTTCAACTTAAGAATTTCCCAATGAACCATTTCTTTATTATAATCCCCTTTGCTGGCCTTTACAGAAACTATATCAAAGTTCTTAGGGAACTTCTCTTGAACATGAATATTCCAAGCTGTGTCCAATTCATTTTTCAAAGTTATTTTCCATTCCACTTCATCTCCAACTTTGACTTTCTTGTCTCCTTCTTTGATTATGGTCAAATTGCAGTCTGGAAAATCCCCTTCGTTTTCCGGATTATCTGAAGAGACTTCATCATCAGATCCGCTTTGGGAATCATCATCAACAGTTAGGACATTGCCATCAGAAGCTGAAGAATCATCATCAATATCTGACATTTCACTAGTTGAAACAACTGAAATAGATATGAAGAGAATCAAGATTATTGCAAAGACCTTTATAATTGACTTAGGCTTAATGTTAAAACCTCCATTTAAGATTTACTTCATAATACAAAATTAATATTTGTCAGATAATCTAATTAGATAATCAGATTAAGTTTTAAAAGGCTAAAAAATATATGAAGCCCCTTGAATCAATCAGAAAAGAGGA comes from the Methanobrevibacter sp. genome and includes:
- a CDS encoding DUF11 domain-containing protein — encoded protein: MSDIDDDSSASDGNVLTVDDDSQSGSDDEVSSDNPENEGDFPDCNLTIIKEGDKKVKVGDEVEWKITLKNELDTAWNIHVQEKFPKNFDIVSVKASKGDYNKEMVHWEILKLNKGETATLTIKAKAKKAGNYTNKAELFTDSNNLNKNTTVKSDVEVVSEDKSKAAVKKNDNKKEKLSKKVKKTKDKIKTNKAQANATNQTNKKVTLENAGNPIMVLVISLFVVLGLGVLKKQ